One segment of Streptomyces sp. NA02950 DNA contains the following:
- the pssA gene encoding CDP-diacylglycerol--serine O-phosphatidyltransferase — translation MTVIDPDTQASWVPEAEVDDVDETDDMPLSTRLSIADTLTLGNATCGFLAVYFTTTGVLIPHLTGSEDGGMTRHSAASAVMLMLLASVFDLFDGLVARKLRSSAMGAELDNLSDLISFGLAPAYFVLVWGMVSDGAHQRVSAVAAIVVLLAVVLRLARFSCVTLRDGVFQGMPSPFGALTVVSVVLLGLPFVPTLLAIIGVAWLMVSRVEYPKPRGRLAVAMLGWIVTSMALLAAWAFEAPGGELLLQSACALQVVMGAVIPLFATARRVNAFRDNRREARAAEAP, via the coding sequence TTGACCGTGATTGATCCCGATACACAGGCTTCCTGGGTTCCGGAGGCCGAGGTGGACGATGTCGACGAGACGGACGACATGCCGCTGTCGACGCGACTGTCGATAGCCGACACCCTCACCCTCGGCAACGCCACCTGCGGCTTCCTGGCGGTGTACTTCACCACCACCGGTGTCCTCATCCCGCATCTCACGGGCAGCGAGGACGGCGGCATGACGCGGCACAGCGCCGCCTCGGCCGTGATGCTGATGCTGCTGGCGTCCGTCTTCGACCTCTTCGACGGGCTCGTCGCGCGCAAGCTGCGCAGCTCGGCGATGGGCGCGGAGCTGGACAACCTCTCGGACCTGATCAGCTTCGGTCTCGCCCCGGCGTACTTCGTACTGGTCTGGGGCATGGTCTCCGACGGCGCGCATCAGCGGGTGTCGGCGGTGGCCGCCATCGTGGTGCTGCTGGCGGTGGTGCTACGGCTGGCCAGATTCTCCTGCGTCACGCTGCGTGACGGAGTCTTCCAGGGCATGCCGAGTCCCTTCGGCGCGCTGACGGTCGTCTCGGTGGTCCTGCTGGGCCTGCCCTTCGTCCCGACCCTGCTGGCGATCATCGGCGTCGCCTGGCTGATGGTGAGCCGGGTGGAGTACCCCAAGCCGCGCGGCCGCCTCGCGGTGGCCATGCTCGGCTGGATCGTCACCAGCATGGCCCTCCTGGCGGCCTGGGCCTTCGAGGCCCCCGGCGGCGAGCTGCTGCTCCAGTCGGCCTGTGCCCTCCAGGTGGTCATGGGCGCGGTGATCCCGCTCTTCGCCACCGCCCGCCGGGTCAACGCCTTCCGCGACAACCGCCGCGAGGCCAGGGCGGCGGAGGCCCCGTAG
- a CDS encoding helix-turn-helix transcriptional regulator has translation MNRKELNPDSSPQAAYGARLRSLREARGWTQDDLAERMEYSSVHISAVETGRKSPTLRFSRSADRALGIEGTADAFEREYREIKHGSLLEGFPEYVGYEGRAVEIRLFQIGLIPGLLQTPEYARTVADGDVQRGAITPEQAEERVSFLAERQAALVRHRPPMVLVVMDESCLRHEIGGDEVMAGQLRRLVEVASLPNWVLQVAPFDIGARRPFNLPVNLLTLADRSVVAYTESQARGHLEREGSAVLPMLTSYHQWQAEALSQATSVAMIEQLRKGIP, from the coding sequence TTGAATCGCAAGGAGTTGAACCCGGATAGCTCACCGCAGGCGGCCTACGGGGCGCGTCTGCGCAGCCTGCGGGAAGCGCGCGGCTGGACTCAAGATGATCTCGCCGAGCGCATGGAATATTCCAGTGTGCATATTTCGGCGGTTGAAACTGGTCGGAAATCTCCAACTCTCCGCTTCTCGCGTAGTGCAGACAGGGCACTCGGTATCGAGGGCACAGCAGACGCGTTCGAGCGTGAGTACCGCGAGATCAAACACGGCAGCCTGTTGGAAGGCTTCCCGGAGTACGTCGGGTACGAGGGCCGGGCGGTAGAGATCCGGCTGTTCCAGATCGGGCTGATCCCCGGCTTATTACAGACACCGGAGTACGCGAGGACGGTGGCGGATGGTGACGTGCAGCGCGGGGCCATCACGCCCGAACAAGCTGAGGAACGCGTCTCCTTCCTCGCGGAGAGGCAAGCCGCGCTGGTGCGTCACCGGCCTCCTATGGTGCTTGTGGTGATGGATGAGAGCTGTCTTCGTCATGAGATCGGCGGTGACGAGGTCATGGCAGGGCAGCTCCGGCGACTGGTCGAAGTCGCTTCCCTCCCCAACTGGGTACTGCAAGTGGCACCCTTCGACATAGGAGCAAGAAGGCCGTTCAACCTGCCGGTCAACCTCCTCACTCTGGCTGACCGATCCGTCGTCGCGTATACCGAGTCACAGGCACGCGGGCATTTGGAGCGTGAAGGCAGCGCCGTGCTGCCCATGCTGACGTCATACCATCAGTGGCAGGCCGAAGCGTTGTCGCAGGCGACGTCGGTGGCCATGATCGAGCAGTTGCGAAAGGGCATCCCGTGA
- a CDS encoding CU044_2847 family protein, with the protein MTDYAEIPLPDGTPVRLELAPVATAAPPSANGGPEGGPAERLPGGIGGVTPVSRPPRAATVLAAEGLRAVLRPLGPLLQEVHDAVSAAANPPDEIQVQFGVQVGQDLKLGIVGANGQASLTVSATWQLSGPRTA; encoded by the coding sequence GTGACGGACTACGCCGAGATCCCGCTTCCCGATGGCACCCCCGTACGTCTCGAACTGGCCCCCGTGGCCACCGCCGCTCCCCCCAGCGCCAACGGCGGCCCCGAGGGCGGCCCGGCGGAGCGGCTGCCCGGCGGGATCGGTGGGGTGACACCGGTGTCCCGGCCTCCGCGGGCGGCTACGGTGCTGGCCGCGGAGGGGCTGCGGGCCGTACTGCGGCCGCTGGGGCCGCTGTTGCAGGAGGTGCATGACGCGGTGTCGGCCGCGGCGAACCCGCCCGATGAGATCCAGGTGCAGTTCGGGGTGCAGGTCGGACAGGACCTCAAGCTGGGCATCGTCGGCGCCAACGGCCAGGCCAGCCTGACGGTTTCGGCCACCTGGCAGCTCTCGGGTCCCCGTACGGCCTGA
- a CDS encoding Sir2 family NAD-dependent protein deacetylase, giving the protein MSSETQHRPLVAILSGAGISTDSGIPDYRGPQGLWRRDPEAEKLVTYDSYMTDPEIRRRSWQMRRGSKALQARPNGAHEAVVRLERSGVPVRVITQNVDGLHQLAGLPARKVLELHGTARVVQCTVCDARSAMTDALERVESGDPDPACEECGGILKSATVMFGQSLDPEVLTQAVAVARACEIFIAVGTSLQVQPAASLAGMAAENGARLIIVNAEPTPYDEIADEVVRDPIGEALPALLDRIATGA; this is encoded by the coding sequence ATGAGCAGCGAGACACAGCACCGGCCCCTGGTGGCGATCCTGAGCGGGGCGGGCATCTCCACGGACTCCGGGATCCCCGACTACCGCGGCCCGCAGGGGCTGTGGCGGCGGGATCCGGAGGCCGAGAAGCTCGTGACGTACGACTCCTACATGACCGACCCGGAGATCCGGCGCCGCTCCTGGCAGATGCGGCGCGGCAGCAAGGCGCTGCAGGCCCGGCCCAACGGGGCGCACGAGGCCGTGGTGCGGCTGGAGCGGTCCGGGGTGCCGGTGCGGGTGATCACCCAGAACGTGGACGGGCTGCACCAGCTCGCCGGGCTGCCCGCGCGCAAGGTGCTCGAACTGCACGGCACCGCACGGGTCGTCCAGTGCACCGTCTGCGACGCGCGGTCGGCGATGACGGACGCGCTGGAACGGGTGGAGTCCGGCGATCCGGACCCGGCCTGCGAGGAGTGCGGCGGGATCCTGAAGTCGGCGACGGTGATGTTCGGGCAGAGCCTGGACCCCGAGGTACTGACCCAGGCGGTCGCGGTGGCACGGGCCTGCGAGATCTTCATCGCGGTCGGCACCAGCCTCCAGGTGCAGCCCGCGGCCTCCCTCGCCGGGATGGCGGCGGAGAACGGCGCCCGGCTGATCATCGTCAACGCCGAGCCGACCCCGTACGACGAGATCGCCGACGAGGTCGTCCGCGATCCCATCGGTGAGGCGCTCCCGGCCCTGCTGGACCGGATCGCGACGGGCGCCTGA
- a CDS encoding DNA-3-methyladenine glycosylase 2 family protein produces MHTDTDRCLRAAQAKDARFDGWFFIAVVTTGIYCRPSCPVVGPKPENMRFYPSAAAAQQAGFRACKRCRPDASPGSPQWNERADLVARAMRLIADGVVDRDGVPGLASRLGYSTRQIERQLLAELGAGPLALARAQRAQTARLLIETSPLPMADIAFAAGFASIRSFNETVREVFALTPSELRQRARSGPQPAVPGALTLRLPFRAPLCPDNLFGHLAATAVPGVEEWRDGAYRRTLRLPYGPGVVALSPRPDHIACQLSLADLRDLAGAISRCRRLLDLDADPAAVDDLLRSDEQLAPLVDKAPGRRVPRTVDAEEFAVRAVLGQQVSTAAARTHAGRLVTAHGEPVEDPAGGLTHLFPTARALAGLDPEALAMPRTRRATLTGLVDALAGGRVALGVGTDWDEARAGLAALPGLGPWTVEVIAMRALGDPDAFVPTDLGVRRAAAGLGLPATPGALTRWSTRWRPWRAYAVQYLWATDETHAINRLPAP; encoded by the coding sequence ATGCACACCGACACCGACAGGTGCCTGCGCGCGGCGCAGGCCAAGGACGCCCGCTTCGACGGATGGTTCTTCATCGCCGTTGTCACCACCGGTATCTACTGCCGCCCGAGCTGCCCGGTCGTCGGTCCGAAGCCCGAGAACATGCGGTTCTACCCCAGCGCCGCGGCCGCCCAGCAGGCCGGTTTCCGGGCCTGCAAACGGTGCCGTCCCGACGCCAGCCCCGGCTCCCCGCAGTGGAACGAGCGCGCGGACCTGGTGGCGCGCGCCATGCGGCTGATCGCGGACGGCGTGGTGGACCGGGACGGGGTGCCGGGGCTCGCCTCGCGGCTCGGCTACAGCACCCGCCAGATCGAGCGGCAGCTTCTCGCCGAGCTGGGCGCGGGGCCCCTCGCGCTGGCCCGCGCCCAGCGGGCGCAGACCGCGCGGCTGCTCATCGAGACCAGCCCGCTGCCGATGGCGGACATCGCCTTCGCCGCCGGGTTCGCCAGCATCCGCTCCTTCAACGAGACCGTGCGCGAGGTCTTCGCGCTCACCCCGAGCGAGCTGCGGCAGCGGGCCAGAAGCGGTCCGCAGCCCGCCGTCCCCGGCGCGCTGACCCTGCGGCTGCCCTTCCGGGCGCCGCTGTGCCCGGACAACCTCTTCGGGCATCTGGCCGCCACCGCCGTTCCCGGCGTCGAGGAGTGGCGCGACGGCGCCTACCGGCGGACGCTGCGGCTGCCGTACGGGCCCGGGGTCGTCGCCCTGAGCCCGCGCCCGGACCACATCGCCTGTCAGCTCTCGCTCGCCGACCTGCGGGACCTGGCCGGTGCGATCAGCCGCTGCCGCCGCCTGCTGGACCTCGACGCCGACCCGGCCGCCGTGGACGACCTGCTGCGCTCCGACGAGCAGCTCGCCCCGCTGGTCGACAAGGCCCCCGGACGGCGGGTGCCGCGTACGGTCGACGCCGAGGAGTTCGCGGTGCGCGCCGTACTCGGGCAGCAGGTGTCCACGGCGGCGGCCCGTACCCACGCGGGCCGCCTGGTGACCGCCCACGGCGAGCCCGTGGAGGACCCGGCGGGCGGGCTGACCCACCTCTTCCCGACCGCCCGGGCCCTCGCCGGTCTCGACCCGGAGGCGCTGGCCATGCCGCGCACCCGCCGGGCCACGCTCACCGGTCTGGTCGACGCCCTCGCCGGGGGCCGGGTCGCCCTCGGCGTCGGCACCGACTGGGACGAGGCCCGCGCCGGTCTGGCCGCGCTGCCCGGTCTCGGCCCGTGGACCGTCGAGGTCATCGCGATGCGCGCGCTCGGCGACCCGGACGCGTTCGTCCCGACCGACCTGGGGGTGCGGCGGGCGGCCGCGGGGCTGGGTCTGCCCGCCACTCCGGGCGCCCTCACCCGCTGGTCCACGCGGTGGCGGCCGTGGCGGGCGTACGCCGTCCAGTACCTGTGGGCGACGGACGAGACGCATGCGATCAACCGGCTGCCCGCGCCCTGA
- a CDS encoding DUF397 domain-containing protein yields the protein MTTESPRWFKSSYSSNGGDCVEVAVNLVASRGMIPVRDSKNPSGPILDFTADAFASFVAGVKVGEFGAV from the coding sequence GTGACGACCGAATCCCCCCGCTGGTTTAAGTCCTCCTACAGCAGCAACGGCGGCGATTGCGTCGAGGTCGCCGTAAACCTCGTCGCCTCGCGCGGCATGATCCCCGTCCGTGACTCCAAGAACCCGAGCGGTCCGATACTGGACTTCACCGCCGATGCGTTCGCGTCCTTCGTGGCGGGCGTCAAGGTCGGAGAGTTCGGCGCTGTCTGA
- a CDS encoding glycerate kinase codes for MLIAADKFKGSLTAVQVAERVTAGLRRGTADGAEPEIVALPVADGGDGTVDAAVAAGFERREVVVTGPLGAPVTAAYALRGATAVVEMAEASGLRHLPAGKFAPLTATTYGSGELLRAALDAGAHRIVFGVGGSATTDGGAGMLSALGARLLDADGTPVAPGGGPLRELATADLTGLDPRLADTAIVLAGDVDNPLTGPKGAAAVYGPQKGAGAEDVEALDAALAHYVRVLERAVGSRAADCAQAPGAGAAGGIGFGALLGLGATFRPGIDVMLDVLGFAAALEGTDLVITGEGSLDEQTLHGKAPAGVATAARARGIEVVAVCGRLALPPSALGSAGIRRAYPLTDLEPDPARCIAQAGPLLERAAARLAADFLV; via the coding sequence GTGCTCATCGCCGCGGACAAGTTCAAGGGCTCGCTCACCGCCGTGCAGGTCGCCGAGCGTGTGACGGCCGGGCTGCGCCGGGGCACGGCGGACGGCGCCGAGCCGGAGATCGTGGCGCTGCCGGTCGCCGACGGCGGTGACGGCACGGTGGACGCGGCGGTCGCGGCCGGATTCGAACGGCGCGAGGTGGTGGTCACCGGGCCGCTGGGCGCCCCGGTGACGGCGGCGTACGCACTGCGCGGGGCCACGGCCGTGGTGGAGATGGCCGAGGCCTCCGGGCTGCGGCACCTCCCGGCCGGGAAGTTCGCACCGCTGACCGCGACCACCTACGGCAGCGGTGAGCTGCTGCGCGCGGCCCTGGATGCGGGGGCGCACCGAATCGTCTTCGGCGTCGGCGGCAGCGCCACCACCGACGGCGGCGCGGGCATGCTCAGCGCGCTGGGTGCGCGGCTGCTGGACGCCGACGGCACGCCCGTCGCCCCGGGCGGCGGTCCGCTGCGCGAGCTGGCCACGGCGGACCTCACGGGCCTCGACCCCCGGCTGGCGGACACCGCGATCGTGTTGGCCGGCGACGTCGACAATCCGCTGACCGGGCCGAAGGGCGCGGCGGCGGTCTACGGTCCGCAGAAGGGCGCGGGCGCGGAGGATGTCGAGGCGCTGGACGCGGCGCTGGCGCACTACGTACGGGTGCTGGAGCGCGCGGTCGGCTCCCGGGCCGCCGACTGCGCCCAGGCGCCCGGCGCGGGCGCGGCGGGCGGTATCGGCTTCGGCGCCCTCCTGGGCCTGGGCGCCACCTTCCGCCCCGGTATCGACGTCATGCTGGACGTGCTCGGCTTCGCGGCGGCGCTGGAGGGCACCGACCTGGTGATCACGGGCGAGGGCTCGCTCGACGAGCAGACCCTGCACGGCAAGGCCCCGGCGGGCGTGGCCACGGCGGCCCGGGCGCGCGGCATCGAGGTCGTGGCCGTCTGCGGCCGCCTCGCCCTCCCCCCGTCGGCCCTGGGCAGCGCGGGCATCCGCCGCGCCTACCCCCTGACCGACCTGGAGCCCGACCCCGCCCGCTGCATCGCCCAGGCGGGCCCCCTCCTGGAACGGGCGGCGGCGCGCCTGGCGGCGGACTTCCTGGTCTGA
- the tgmB gene encoding ATP-grasp ribosomal peptide maturase, whose translation MPTVLVIAARDDWPTDRVVKALTDGGAEVFRMDTAEFPQELTLAGRIDARQGWFGGLTTAHRAVDVADVSAVYYRAPNPFSLPATMSEPERRFAAAQARTGLGGVITALNCRWVNHPAAMSRAEYKPLQLATARDCGMTVPPTLITNAPDTVRAFVGDIAGPVVCKPVATPVFIEGDQLKTVCTHRLTEDDLGDLRGIETTAHLFQAWVDKAYEVRLTVVGDRLFAAEIHAESDAAHEDWRSDYAAHTYRTCTPPDNVAEGVRRYMDRLGLRFAALDFIVSPAGEWTFLEANPCGQWDWIEHATGLRISQAIADELQGVPA comes from the coding sequence ATGCCCACCGTTCTTGTCATCGCAGCACGCGACGACTGGCCGACCGACCGCGTGGTGAAGGCCCTCACGGACGGTGGAGCGGAGGTGTTCCGCATGGACACCGCCGAGTTCCCGCAGGAGCTCACCCTTGCCGGGCGCATCGACGCCCGGCAAGGGTGGTTCGGCGGGCTCACCACCGCTCACCGCGCCGTCGACGTCGCCGACGTATCAGCCGTCTACTACCGCGCCCCGAACCCGTTCAGCCTTCCGGCGACCATGTCGGAACCCGAGCGCAGGTTCGCCGCCGCTCAGGCCCGCACCGGCCTCGGCGGCGTCATCACCGCCCTGAACTGCCGATGGGTCAATCACCCCGCCGCCATGTCCCGTGCCGAGTACAAGCCGCTCCAACTCGCCACCGCGCGGGACTGCGGCATGACGGTGCCACCCACGCTCATCACCAACGCCCCGGACACCGTCCGCGCGTTCGTCGGCGACATCGCAGGCCCAGTCGTCTGTAAGCCGGTAGCTACCCCCGTGTTCATCGAGGGCGACCAGCTCAAGACCGTCTGCACGCACCGCCTCACGGAGGACGACCTCGGCGACCTGCGCGGTATCGAGACCACCGCGCACCTGTTCCAAGCGTGGGTCGACAAGGCGTACGAGGTGCGGCTTACCGTCGTAGGCGACCGGCTGTTCGCCGCAGAGATCCACGCCGAGAGCGACGCAGCACACGAGGACTGGCGAAGCGACTACGCCGCGCACACGTACCGAACGTGCACGCCCCCGGACAACGTCGCCGAAGGGGTGCGACGCTATATGGACCGCCTCGGCCTGCGGTTCGCGGCCCTCGACTTCATCGTCAGCCCCGCCGGCGAGTGGACGTTCTTGGAAGCGAATCCCTGCGGGCAATGGGACTGGATCGAGCACGCAACGGGCCTGCGCATCTCTCAGGCCATCGCCGACGAACTGCAAGGAGTCCCCGCATGA
- a CDS encoding methylated-DNA--[protein]-cysteine S-methyltransferase — translation MTTRTHTVIDSPVGPLTLVATDGALSGLYMTGQRHRPPEESFGAPAAPGDTPFAETARQLTAYFAGELTDFDLPLKLTGTPFQRRVWEELCRIPYGETRSYGQLADRIGQPTASRAVGLANGKNPVGIIVPCHRVVGAGGSLTGYGGGLARKRQLLDFESGSGLVGVWDLVG, via the coding sequence ATGACCACCCGCACCCACACCGTCATCGACAGCCCCGTCGGCCCGCTCACCCTGGTCGCCACCGACGGTGCGCTCAGCGGCCTCTACATGACCGGGCAGCGGCACCGCCCGCCCGAGGAGAGCTTCGGCGCGCCCGCGGCCCCCGGCGACACGCCGTTCGCCGAGACCGCCCGCCAGCTCACCGCCTACTTCGCGGGCGAGCTGACCGACTTCGACCTGCCCCTGAAGCTGACCGGTACGCCGTTCCAGCGGCGCGTCTGGGAGGAGCTGTGCCGTATCCCGTACGGCGAGACACGCTCCTACGGACAGCTCGCCGACCGCATCGGGCAGCCCACCGCGTCCCGCGCCGTCGGCCTGGCCAACGGCAAGAACCCGGTGGGCATCATCGTTCCCTGCCACCGTGTCGTCGGCGCCGGCGGCAGCCTCACCGGGTACGGCGGCGGGCTCGCCCGCAAGCGCCAACTCCTGGACTTCGAGAGCGGATCCGGGCTCGTCGGGGTCTGGGACCTCGTGGGCTGA
- a CDS encoding methyltransferase domain-containing protein, which translates to MSALALDQARPYMTALADELIKAGAIRTRPWAEAFANTPRHAFVPRWFQQETNDKGIAVWREHQGTASADDLAAVYRDQTLVIALDPATAERVDETAWTGVATSSSTLPSLMAGMLEDLGVEDGHKVLEIGTGTGYNSALLCARLGERLVHSVDVDPALVQEAQHHLADAGYTPQLASGDGTQGYPTGDTFDRIIGTCSVPAIPRAWIEQSTPGTILVADVALGIEGGLVRLAVDEQQRAHGHFTSTAGRFMAARSQARTYTAPQRPGRAPEAETRPTTVTANDIRGNYPFRLLLALHLPGAELVYHVDDFAGMAIQIQRADGSWARTPLAGENTGTVTYGGDAELWKQAEAAWRWWNDMGRPSQDRFGYAREADGSAHVRHIPDGTRWDLPTGV; encoded by the coding sequence ATGAGCGCCCTCGCCCTCGACCAGGCGCGCCCTTATATGACCGCCCTCGCCGACGAACTCATCAAGGCCGGCGCCATCCGCACCCGCCCGTGGGCCGAGGCGTTCGCCAACACCCCGCGGCATGCGTTCGTCCCGCGCTGGTTCCAGCAGGAGACCAACGACAAAGGCATCGCCGTATGGCGGGAACACCAGGGAACCGCAAGCGCCGACGACCTCGCCGCCGTCTACCGTGACCAGACCCTCGTCATCGCACTCGACCCGGCCACCGCCGAGCGGGTCGACGAGACGGCTTGGACGGGCGTGGCGACCTCATCCAGCACGCTGCCAAGCCTCATGGCCGGAATGCTCGAAGACCTCGGCGTCGAGGACGGACATAAGGTTCTCGAAATCGGCACCGGCACCGGCTACAACTCCGCCCTACTCTGTGCCCGCCTCGGCGAACGCCTCGTTCACTCCGTCGACGTCGACCCCGCGCTCGTCCAGGAAGCACAGCATCACCTCGCCGACGCCGGATACACGCCCCAACTCGCCTCCGGCGACGGTACGCAGGGCTACCCCACCGGCGACACCTTCGACCGGATCATCGGCACCTGCTCCGTACCCGCCATCCCCCGCGCGTGGATCGAGCAGAGCACACCCGGAACCATCCTGGTCGCCGATGTTGCCCTCGGCATCGAGGGCGGACTCGTCCGCCTCGCCGTCGACGAGCAGCAGCGCGCCCACGGCCACTTCACCAGCACCGCCGGCCGCTTCATGGCAGCCCGCTCGCAGGCACGCACCTACACAGCACCACAGCGACCCGGGCGAGCACCCGAGGCGGAAACCCGACCGACGACGGTCACCGCCAACGACATCCGCGGCAACTACCCCTTCCGCCTGCTGCTCGCCCTGCACCTTCCAGGGGCGGAACTCGTCTACCACGTCGACGACTTCGCAGGGATGGCGATCCAGATCCAGCGCGCCGACGGCTCATGGGCCCGCACGCCACTCGCCGGCGAAAACACCGGCACTGTCACCTACGGTGGCGACGCCGAACTCTGGAAGCAAGCCGAGGCCGCATGGCGCTGGTGGAACGACATGGGCCGCCCGTCACAGGACCGTTTCGGGTACGCCCGTGAAGCGGACGGAAGCGCGCATGTCCGGCACATCCCCGACGGAACCCGTTGGGACCTCCCCACAGGCGTGTAA
- the hemC gene encoding hydroxymethylbilane synthase, which translates to MSSTDLIRIVSRSSPMALAQVERVRAELSALHPGTRTEVVPVTTSGDRWMGDLSKLGGKGAFTKEVDAALLAGEADLAVHCIKDVPADRPLPAGTVFAAYLKRDDIRDAVIHPEGLTLDQMPEGTRIGTSSVRRVAQLAVTHPHVQCVPMRGNANRRLEKLAAGDADALLLAVSGLERIGRMDRVSEILPVDTMCPPIGAGVLGLQCREDDTATIEAVAGLGDTDAWKEVTAERMLLHVLQGHCNSPIAGFAKAERDGRLSLRARVFSPDGKTVLDAHEWAGPLDPATLGTSVAVALLRQGAREVIDTIPQSTTWD; encoded by the coding sequence ATGTCGTCCACCGACCTCATCCGTATCGTCTCCCGTTCCTCCCCCATGGCCCTGGCCCAGGTCGAGCGGGTCCGCGCCGAGCTCTCGGCCCTCCACCCCGGCACCCGTACCGAGGTCGTGCCGGTCACCACCTCCGGGGACCGGTGGATGGGCGATCTGTCGAAGCTGGGCGGGAAGGGCGCGTTCACCAAGGAGGTCGACGCGGCGCTGCTGGCGGGCGAGGCCGATCTGGCCGTGCACTGCATCAAGGACGTGCCTGCCGACCGGCCGCTGCCCGCGGGCACCGTCTTCGCCGCCTACCTCAAGCGGGACGACATCCGTGACGCCGTGATCCACCCCGAGGGGCTGACCCTCGACCAGATGCCCGAGGGCACCCGGATCGGCACCTCCTCGGTGCGGCGGGTCGCCCAACTCGCCGTCACCCACCCGCATGTCCAGTGCGTGCCGATGCGCGGCAACGCCAACCGCCGGCTGGAGAAGCTGGCCGCGGGCGACGCGGACGCGCTGCTGCTGGCCGTCTCCGGACTCGAGCGCATCGGCCGGATGGACCGGGTCAGCGAGATCCTTCCCGTCGACACCATGTGCCCGCCGATCGGCGCCGGAGTGCTCGGGCTCCAGTGCCGCGAGGACGACACCGCCACGATCGAGGCCGTCGCCGGGCTCGGTGACACCGACGCGTGGAAGGAGGTCACCGCGGAGCGGATGCTGCTCCACGTCCTCCAGGGGCACTGCAACTCCCCCATCGCGGGCTTCGCCAAGGCCGAACGCGACGGGCGGCTCTCGCTGCGCGCCCGGGTGTTCAGCCCGGACGGCAAGACGGTACTGGACGCCCACGAATGGGCGGGCCCGCTCGACCCGGCCACCCTGGGCACCTCGGTGGCGGTGGCGCTGCTGCGGCAGGGCGCCCGCGAGGTCATCGACACCATTCCGCAGTCAACGACCTGGGACTAA
- a CDS encoding ADP-ribosylglycohydrolase family protein, with the protein MGLSGSALADRIHGGWLGRIAGNMLGKPVERGDHWTRDRIDRYLRRAGALPLTDYLPALEPPPDPVEFELRPEWQECTRGRIHGSCRDDDVDYSVLGLHLLETHGFGFTTEQVGELWLLRLPYLQTFTAERATYRNLAAGVKPPLSATLDNPYQEWIGALIRADIHGWVNPGDPRRAAGMARRDAVLSHTGNGVYGAMWAAALIAAAFTADGPRAAVEDALAPIPPRCRLARVVRRATSLHDAGVAWADALDQLARETVGLPWIHVVPNAAVITAGLLYGAGDFTSTITLTVRGGLDTDSNGATAGSVAGVLCGAEAIPPQWTVPLEDRLRSAVFGFDGARISDLAARTHRLAVAGAQLVAT; encoded by the coding sequence ATGGGCCTCAGCGGCAGCGCACTCGCGGACCGGATCCACGGCGGCTGGCTCGGCCGTATCGCCGGGAACATGCTCGGCAAACCCGTCGAGCGCGGTGATCACTGGACGCGTGACCGCATCGACCGCTATCTGCGCCGCGCCGGCGCCCTGCCGCTGACCGACTACCTGCCCGCGCTGGAGCCGCCACCGGACCCGGTGGAGTTCGAGCTGCGCCCCGAGTGGCAGGAGTGCACCCGTGGCCGGATCCACGGGAGCTGCCGCGACGACGACGTGGACTACTCCGTCCTGGGGCTGCATCTGCTGGAGACCCACGGCTTCGGCTTCACCACCGAGCAGGTCGGCGAGCTGTGGCTGCTGCGGCTGCCGTACCTCCAGACGTTCACCGCCGAGCGCGCCACGTACCGCAATCTCGCGGCCGGGGTGAAGCCGCCGCTCAGCGCCACCCTCGACAACCCGTACCAGGAGTGGATCGGCGCCCTGATCCGCGCCGACATCCACGGCTGGGTCAACCCCGGCGACCCGCGCCGCGCCGCGGGGATGGCCCGGCGCGACGCCGTGCTGTCCCACACCGGCAACGGGGTCTACGGCGCGATGTGGGCGGCCGCCCTGATCGCCGCCGCCTTCACCGCCGACGGCCCCCGCGCCGCCGTCGAGGACGCCCTGGCCCCCATCCCCCCGCGCTGCCGCCTGGCCCGCGTCGTCCGCCGCGCCACGTCCCTCCACGACGCGGGCGTGGCCTGGGCCGACGCCCTGGACCAGCTGGCACGGGAGACCGTCGGGCTGCCCTGGATCCACGTCGTCCCCAACGCCGCCGTCATCACCGCCGGACTGCTCTACGGCGCCGGGGACTTCACCTCCACCATCACCCTGACCGTCCGCGGGGGCCTGGACACCGACTCCAACGGCGCGACGGCGGGCTCGGTCGCGGGTGTGCTCTGCGGGGCGGAGGCGATCCCCCCGCAGTGGACTGTCCCCCTCGAAGACCGCCTGCGCAGCGCGGTCTTCGGCTTCGACGGCGCCCGCATCAGCGACCTGGCGGCGCGTACCCACCGGCTGGCGGTGGCGGGCGCTCAGCTCGTTGCGACGTGA